TTCTACTCTTTGGTTAAACATCTCTTCAGCTTTTGCGGCATTGCGTGTTAGGACACTAACTTTCAAACCCTTTTCCAATAATTTGCCTACCACCAGTTGCCCTACTCCACCAGTAGCACCAGCAACCAGTACCAAATTTTCAACTGAAGTTTCAAAAGAAGTCATAAAGTGCCTTTGAGTATTGTTTGTCTCTATTGCTAATCTACTCAAAAAATGCGACATACTTGGAATGAGTGGTTAGACACGAGTTAGTTTTGGGCTAGCTAAGTATAGTTTTATTTGTAAAAACAGTATTGAATTAAAAGCGTTGCTGAATAGAGGTATGAACTTGAATGTAGAGACGTAAAATTTTCCGTATCTCTACAAGACGCTACCGCGTTAAGCGAAGCTATGCCGAAGGCTTTACGCTTCATTCTGTCCAACTACTTATCCCGCTCCCCTATTCACTTTGTAGGTAGACTACTTGCCCGACTTTTAAGTGTTTGCTCCAGTTCATACATAGGGGAAATTGCGCCCAAATTGTTCGGTTCTACCACTTTCACCAGTCCAGAAATAGCTATAACCTCTTAGGTAGTAGTGAAATGTCTAACCTAGACACTGTTACTCGCTCTTGAATTAAGGGGTGAAAACCTGTGTACGAATGGATATTGCCAAGCTTGAGCGAAATCTTGGCCCAAAATCAATCAAGTGTGGCTGAATGTTCACCGGATAAAGCAGAACGGCAGTGGCGTGTCAGCCTGGCGGCTACAGAACAATTGCTATTAAATACCTTAGCGATTGTTTCACCTGACACAACCCAAGGATTAGTCTTAGCTGCACCAGCACCCTTATTTAGTCAGCCAAGACTGACTCAAAGCTTAGAAACAGTAACTTTTACGGCAAAACCATTTAACCCTTTGGCGCTGATGCCATTTCAGATGCGAGATGCGATATCTGAGTTGGGCCATGCGAACGCATCTATAACTGAAGAAATTGCTCCCCATGAATCGGTACTTCCTTTATTACCTGCCGATCCTCTGGGGTCAGAGCAATTTTGCTTGGTTTTTACTGATAAATTTAGATTAGTGCTGGTTTTGGCGACACACAAAAACGGTAAAAAGACCTTTTCATTTTCTTTTGAGCCAGAAGTAGTACAGCAAGCTTGGCGATCGCTAGGAGCAAGGGTAATGCTTGCTAATCCCGAATTTTTCGCCCGCCTGGATGCATCAGTACAACAGTATTCCCCGGTAGCACCAGATTACCGCATCATGATGCAGTTTAGCCAGTTGTTGCTTCAGAAATTAACAGAACCAGAAGACAATAAGGAGTGGGGAATAGGCACTGGGGACAAGGAGAATAACCCATGCCCCATACCCCATACCCAATCCCCAATCCCCAATCCCCAATCCCAAAATCCTGATGTAGAATTGCTCCAAGCCTTTGCTCATGAAGTCCGCACGCCTTTAACAACTATTCGCACTATGACTCGTCTGCTGTTGAAGCGGCGAGACTTAGATACGAATGCGATCAATCGCTTAAAAATTATCGATCACGAGTGTACTGAGCAAATTGACCGGATGGAGTTGCTGTTTAAGGCAGCAGAACTGGAAACTACTTCCTCTGCAAAACCCTCAAAAACTCAACTCACACCGATGTCTTTAGATCAAGTGTTGCAGCAGAGTATTCCCCGTTGGGAACAAGCAGCACATCGGCGGGACTTAACTTTAAATGTTGT
This Nostoc sp. KVJ3 DNA region includes the following protein-coding sequences:
- a CDS encoding sensor histidine kinase gives rise to the protein MYEWILPSLSEILAQNQSSVAECSPDKAERQWRVSLAATEQLLLNTLAIVSPDTTQGLVLAAPAPLFSQPRLTQSLETVTFTAKPFNPLALMPFQMRDAISELGHANASITEEIAPHESVLPLLPADPLGSEQFCLVFTDKFRLVLVLATHKNGKKTFSFSFEPEVVQQAWRSLGARVMLANPEFFARLDASVQQYSPVAPDYRIMMQFSQLLLQKLTEPEDNKEWGIGTGDKENNPCPIPHTQSPIPNPQSQNPDVELLQAFAHEVRTPLTTIRTMTRLLLKRRDLDTNAINRLKIIDHECTEQIDRMELLFKAAELETTSSAKPSKTQLTPMSLDQVLQQSIPRWEQAAHRRDLTLNVVLPQQLPTVVSNPMMLDQVLTGLIENFTRSLPPGSHIQVQVIPAGDQLKLQLSPQFGCKDSSKTATPATPPIRKALGQLLMFQPETGTISLNIAATKHLFQAIGGKLIVRQRPHYGEVLTIFLPLEVSNKPKSGAKT